One window of Dyadobacter sandarakinus genomic DNA carries:
- a CDS encoding glycosyltransferase family 2 protein — MKSISVVIPNYNGRHLFEKYFESNYRILQRLGTNVQIIVVDDASKDDSVAYLEEHYGDEITIIRKEQNSGFSHTCNLGIQQANNDLIFLLNTDVTLEEGYFEKLYKYFELEDTFGVMGRIIGMDDDNILDAARSPKILGRKIKPSNFFYLQDSDSLTPTFYLSGAIALMDTRKLKAINGFNEMFNPYYGEDQEMSIRAWRLGWKCYYEHNAVCRHEVSASTKGHKDNYSVKRIYFRNRYYMHHLHLHGIDLNLYHLQVILSDVIPSILTFQFYKAQAYFDFLQNMNELKLKKTAFTKQMKTYKSNIGIKEIMENIHFMLQHKQVIKL, encoded by the coding sequence TTCCGAACTACAACGGAAGACACCTGTTCGAAAAGTATTTCGAGAGTAATTACAGGATTCTTCAGCGGCTCGGCACCAATGTCCAGATCATTGTCGTCGACGATGCGTCCAAGGATGATTCCGTCGCTTACCTGGAAGAACATTACGGTGACGAGATTACCATCATCCGTAAGGAACAAAATTCAGGCTTTTCACACACCTGCAATCTGGGCATCCAGCAAGCAAACAACGATCTGATATTTCTTCTCAATACCGATGTGACCCTTGAAGAAGGTTATTTTGAGAAGCTTTACAAATATTTTGAGCTGGAAGACACCTTTGGTGTTATGGGGCGCATTATCGGAATGGATGACGACAATATCCTGGATGCCGCCCGCTCACCCAAAATCCTGGGGAGAAAGATTAAACCGAGCAACTTCTTCTATTTGCAGGATTCCGATAGTCTTACGCCGACTTTTTACCTTTCCGGTGCCATCGCGCTGATGGATACGCGTAAACTGAAAGCGATCAACGGTTTCAATGAAATGTTTAACCCTTATTACGGGGAAGATCAGGAAATGTCGATCCGCGCGTGGCGACTCGGCTGGAAATGCTACTACGAGCACAATGCAGTGTGCCGGCACGAGGTTTCGGCCAGTACCAAGGGGCATAAGGACAATTATTCTGTCAAAAGAATTTATTTCCGCAACCGGTACTACATGCACCACCTGCACCTGCACGGCATTGACCTGAATCTGTATCATTTGCAGGTAATTCTGAGCGATGTCATTCCCAGTATCCTGACGTTCCAGTTTTATAAAGCGCAGGCTTACTTCGATTTTCTGCAGAATATGAACGAGCTGAAACTGAAGAAGACAGCGTTCACCAAGCAGATGAAAACCTACAAATCGAACATTGGCATCAAGGAAATTATGGAGAACATCCATTTCATGCTACAACACAAGCAGGTAATTAAATTATAG
- a CDS encoding ABC transporter ATP-binding protein: protein MKTYFRLLSFAQPIARFAVPYIIFTVLGVIFNTLNLALLVPLLSTLFSTRETAVPVHKPESWWEVTDVMTYYAQLANQTYGPHTALQIVCGVIVLSVMFSNVFKYFSQRVMENLRIHTLLNLRKTVFDNVMNLHTGYFSNQRKGDIISKIASDVQVVQFSVTGTLQVVFKEPLQLIAYVFMLFAISVKLTFFAVLVIPISAFLISKIVKRLKEQATQAQQLFGLMISYLDEALSGIKIIKAFNATQDIKDKFHQENIRYSELGRKMARRQQLGGPVSEFLGVLMVAVIVLYGGTLILDNQSELTVPKFIGYIALFSQVMRPAKALTDSFSTIHAGIAAGERVLELIDEKPAIQDGPDAIHVQEFRESIRLHDLSFSYPGRQVLKSINLTIPKGKTIALVGPSGGGKSTLMDLIPRFIEADQGSVTLDGLDTRQIRLESLWSLIGVVNQESVLFNETIHANIAFGVPGATREAVEAAARVANAHEFIMQTEHGYNTNIGDRGVKLSGGQKQRLCIARAVLKNPPVMLLDEATSALDTESEKLVQEALNNLMRNRTSLVIAHRLSTIQSADCIVVLEDGCIVEQGNHAELMAREGLYRRLVDMQQFTEI, encoded by the coding sequence ATGAAGACATATTTCAGATTACTTTCTTTTGCCCAACCCATTGCGAGATTCGCTGTACCCTACATCATTTTCACTGTTCTCGGGGTTATTTTCAATACATTAAACCTTGCACTTCTGGTACCCCTGCTGAGCACGTTGTTCAGCACGAGGGAAACTGCCGTACCCGTGCATAAGCCTGAAAGCTGGTGGGAGGTGACGGATGTCATGACCTACTACGCACAGCTGGCCAACCAGACCTACGGTCCGCATACGGCCCTTCAGATCGTGTGCGGCGTGATTGTGCTTTCCGTGATGTTCTCCAATGTTTTCAAATACTTTTCGCAGCGGGTTATGGAAAACCTGCGCATTCATACCCTGCTGAATCTGCGAAAAACGGTTTTTGACAATGTAATGAACCTGCACACGGGCTATTTCAGCAACCAGCGGAAAGGTGATATTATTTCAAAGATTGCGTCGGACGTTCAGGTGGTGCAATTTTCTGTGACAGGGACGCTGCAGGTCGTATTCAAGGAGCCGCTTCAGCTGATTGCCTACGTGTTCATGCTTTTTGCGATTTCGGTGAAGCTTACCTTTTTTGCAGTACTTGTAATTCCGATCTCCGCATTTCTGATTTCAAAGATTGTCAAGAGATTAAAGGAGCAGGCGACCCAGGCGCAGCAGTTGTTCGGGTTGATGATCAGTTACTTGGATGAAGCACTTTCGGGCATCAAGATCATCAAGGCATTCAATGCCACCCAGGATATCAAGGACAAATTTCATCAGGAAAATATCCGCTACTCCGAGCTGGGCAGGAAAATGGCGCGCCGGCAGCAGCTTGGCGGGCCCGTATCCGAATTTCTGGGTGTGCTGATGGTAGCGGTCATTGTACTCTACGGCGGCACGCTGATCCTCGACAATCAGTCTGAGCTCACCGTGCCCAAGTTCATCGGGTATATTGCCCTGTTTTCGCAGGTGATGCGCCCGGCCAAAGCACTTACAGACTCGTTCAGCACCATTCACGCGGGCATCGCTGCGGGTGAGCGTGTACTTGAACTGATTGACGAAAAACCCGCGATACAGGACGGGCCCGATGCCATTCACGTACAGGAATTCAGAGAATCCATCAGGCTTCACGACCTGTCGTTCTCCTACCCCGGCCGGCAGGTGCTCAAATCAATCAACCTGACCATACCGAAAGGAAAGACGATTGCGCTGGTAGGTCCGTCGGGCGGTGGCAAGTCAACGCTGATGGACCTCATACCAAGGTTTATCGAGGCAGATCAAGGAAGTGTTACGCTGGACGGACTCGATACCCGCCAGATCAGGCTCGAATCGCTCTGGTCGCTGATTGGTGTTGTGAACCAGGAGTCGGTACTTTTCAATGAAACCATCCACGCCAACATTGCATTCGGCGTTCCGGGTGCTACCCGCGAGGCTGTGGAAGCGGCAGCCAGGGTGGCCAATGCACATGAATTTATCATGCAAACGGAGCACGGGTACAATACAAACATCGGCGACCGTGGCGTGAAGCTCTCGGGCGGACAAAAGCAGCGCCTCTGCATTGCGCGGGCCGTACTCAAAAATCCACCTGTCATGTTGCTCGACGAAGCTACGTCTGCCCTTGATACGGAATCAGAAAAGCTGGTTCAGGAAGCATTGAACAACCTGATGAGAAACCGCACTTCCCTGGTTATCGCACACAGACTCAGCACCATCCAGAGTGCCGATTGCATTGTGGTACTGGAAGACGGATGCATTGTAGAGCAGGGCAACCATGCGGAACTGATGGCGAGGGAAGGCCTTTACCGCAGGTTGGTGGACATGCAGCAGTTTACCGAAATATGA
- a CDS encoding glycosyltransferase family 2 protein, producing MMENAALVSIALCTYNGAEFLELQLQSVIAQSFKKWQLVVVDDCSTDETWNILQRYAGADERISLHRNADNMGYNRNFEKAVQLCDGDYIAICDQDDVWHPDKLQTQLNAMSDHQLVYHDSALIDQHGKPMHVSISERFNFYRGSEPEVFLYMNCVSGHTILMKRSLLQRALPFPHHFHYDQWLAFVAAGTGSIDFIPENLVQYRQHRNNNTDLLALHVKKRSAQERIRQLEREEEWLALCSRLGETHRELIGRLWQLCRIRNNSFMNLRYGIEIWKNRRTLLYLLKKPATSKFFYTLRKIWGRKAKVLA from the coding sequence ATGATGGAAAACGCTGCGCTGGTATCGATTGCATTGTGCACCTACAACGGAGCCGAATTCCTGGAATTACAGTTGCAGTCGGTTATAGCTCAGTCATTCAAAAAATGGCAGCTGGTGGTAGTGGACGATTGTTCCACGGATGAAACCTGGAATATTTTGCAACGCTACGCCGGAGCGGACGAGCGCATCAGTCTGCACCGGAATGCGGATAATATGGGCTACAACCGTAATTTTGAGAAAGCAGTACAGCTGTGTGACGGTGATTACATTGCCATTTGTGACCAGGATGATGTATGGCATCCCGACAAGCTGCAGACACAGCTGAATGCAATGAGTGACCATCAGCTGGTGTACCACGACTCGGCATTGATCGACCAGCACGGTAAGCCGATGCATGTTTCAATTTCTGAAAGATTCAACTTTTACCGGGGCAGTGAGCCCGAAGTTTTCCTGTACATGAACTGTGTATCCGGACATACGATTCTGATGAAACGCAGCCTGCTGCAGCGTGCGCTACCTTTTCCGCACCACTTTCATTACGACCAGTGGCTGGCATTTGTGGCGGCTGGTACAGGCTCGATTGACTTCATACCCGAAAACCTTGTCCAGTACCGTCAGCACCGGAATAATAACACTGACCTGCTTGCATTGCATGTAAAGAAAAGAAGTGCGCAGGAACGCATCAGACAACTTGAACGTGAGGAAGAGTGGCTCGCCTTGTGCTCGCGGCTAGGAGAAACCCACCGCGAACTCATCGGGCGGCTCTGGCAGCTTTGCCGCATCAGAAACAATTCATTTATGAACCTCCGTTACGGCATTGAGATCTGGAAAAATCGCCGGACGCTTTTATATCTGCTCAAAAAACCCGCTACAAGCAAGTTTTTTTATACGCTGAGGAAAATATGGGGACGCAAAGCCAAGGTACTGGCCTGA
- a CDS encoding glycosyltransferase family 2 protein, whose translation MNPIVSIIIPSYNYGFVIGETLRNIQDQSFQNWEAIIVDDGSRDNTAAVVRQFVDTDARIRFFPQENKGVSAARNLGFQKANGKYIQFLDADDLLSRDKLTLQVDFLERNPDTDISYTDHIYFETNKPDIHYPDYEMNHHNWLPKIDARGYEVVNVLIYSNIAVVSSPLLRREIVEKVNGFPEYSNYTEDWEFWFLCAVNGARYTFLNHPDALTMIRIHQRNTSRNIQIMQAGELKYRKRIVANVQQSAFLSGEEKERLLAKNEASTHKLYKYMMYHANLASPEQLRTMYGLTSFKTFVSFYFKALNYKRKALFKKSR comes from the coding sequence ATGAACCCGATCGTCAGCATTATCATACCCTCTTACAACTACGGTTTTGTTATTGGCGAAACCCTGCGCAACATTCAGGATCAGTCATTTCAAAACTGGGAAGCGATCATTGTGGACGATGGCTCGCGCGACAATACGGCGGCGGTCGTCAGGCAATTTGTGGATACGGATGCGCGCATCCGCTTCTTCCCCCAGGAAAATAAGGGCGTGTCGGCAGCCCGCAACCTGGGTTTTCAAAAGGCTAACGGGAAATACATCCAGTTTCTGGATGCCGACGACCTGCTGAGTCGCGACAAGCTGACATTACAGGTCGATTTTCTGGAAAGAAACCCGGATACGGACATTTCGTACACGGACCATATTTACTTTGAGACCAATAAGCCGGACATTCATTATCCGGATTATGAAATGAACCACCACAACTGGCTGCCTAAGATTGACGCGAGGGGGTATGAGGTTGTTAATGTGCTGATATACTCCAACATAGCTGTTGTAAGTAGTCCCTTGCTCCGGCGGGAGATTGTTGAAAAAGTAAATGGATTTCCCGAGTACAGCAACTATACCGAGGATTGGGAGTTCTGGTTTTTGTGTGCCGTAAATGGTGCCCGCTACACTTTCCTCAACCATCCCGATGCCCTTACGATGATCCGCATTCACCAGCGCAATACCAGCCGGAACATCCAGATCATGCAGGCCGGCGAGCTGAAGTACCGTAAAAGGATTGTTGCGAATGTGCAGCAATCTGCATTTTTGAGCGGGGAAGAGAAAGAGCGGCTGCTAGCCAAAAACGAGGCGAGCACCCATAAGCTTTACAAGTACATGATGTACCATGCAAACCTGGCGAGCCCGGAGCAGCTCAGGACCATGTACGGACTCACAAGCTTCAAGACGTTTGTTTCATTTTACTTCAAAGCCCTCAACTACAAGCGGAAGGCGCTTTTCAAAAAATCAAGGTAA
- a CDS encoding glycosyltransferase family 2 protein: MVPENAQSPVEIDIIMLSYASSNALKKITEDAVRSLQASENPAEVKFNIVVLESNKSLKPYRYPGTTTLYPWQQFGYHRYMNIGIRKTSAPYVCICNNDLIFHPGWASEILKAFRSDPELVSVSPACSVHHPEHGIALNSGLHYGYEVRKELIGWCLLFKRSILKTTGRLDPAFKFWYADNDYSNTLQKFGLKHALVTSSIVDHLESRTLNTKNVKERLELTSRERFYYEYKWEGRSYFSYLNRLRKFYTELKKIR; encoded by the coding sequence ATGGTACCCGAAAATGCACAAAGCCCGGTGGAGATCGACATCATCATGCTCAGCTATGCCAGCAGCAATGCTTTAAAGAAGATCACCGAAGATGCCGTCCGGTCCCTGCAGGCTTCCGAAAATCCCGCAGAAGTGAAGTTTAACATTGTCGTGCTGGAATCGAACAAGTCGCTGAAACCTTACCGGTACCCGGGTACGACTACCTTATATCCTTGGCAGCAGTTTGGCTACCACCGCTACATGAACATCGGGATCCGCAAAACCAGTGCGCCGTATGTGTGTATCTGCAACAACGACCTTATTTTTCATCCCGGCTGGGCCAGTGAAATCCTCAAAGCATTCCGATCGGATCCGGAACTCGTGAGCGTATCCCCGGCGTGCAGTGTGCATCATCCCGAGCACGGCATTGCTCTGAACTCCGGCTTACATTACGGCTATGAGGTACGTAAGGAACTCATCGGCTGGTGCCTGCTTTTTAAAAGGAGCATACTGAAAACGACCGGCCGCCTGGATCCTGCTTTTAAGTTCTGGTATGCTGATAATGATTACAGCAATACACTTCAGAAGTTCGGGCTCAAACACGCCTTGGTGACTTCCTCCATTGTCGATCACCTGGAAAGCCGCACGCTGAACACGAAGAATGTGAAAGAGCGGCTTGAACTGACGAGCCGCGAGCGGTTTTACTACGAGTACAAATGGGAAGGTCGAAGCTACTTCTCCTATCTCAACCGGCTGCGTAAATTTTATACGGAGCTCAAAAAAATCCGGTGA
- a CDS encoding glycosyltransferase — protein MISIVICSVRPADLSQAKSSIEATIGVPHEIIAIDNAAARRGICAVYNEVTRAARYDIICYMHEDIEMLTPDWGQKIVEIFDENARLGIVGIAGGGYKSLCPSSWYNYHLQENGGFYCNLIQGYRHSGAPDKADLRNPRNEKLSRVACVDGCWFCARKEAAVRYPFDEHLLRRFHGYDLDFAIAAGQAYEVAVTFEILLRHFSEGNFDHTWLEEIVKVHEKWSHILPVNADNLPEKNLKSLERHVLTLFLQDCINKENFTKLQLLRLVWSTRRSRVATLSFPFKLMIALVRMRKSV, from the coding sequence ATGATTTCCATTGTTATCTGTTCCGTCCGGCCTGCCGATCTTTCACAGGCTAAGTCGAGCATTGAAGCCACCATCGGGGTACCACACGAGATTATTGCAATCGACAATGCTGCGGCTCGGAGGGGAATTTGTGCGGTTTACAATGAAGTTACACGTGCGGCCAGGTACGATATCATTTGCTACATGCATGAAGATATTGAAATGCTGACACCGGACTGGGGGCAGAAAATAGTGGAAATTTTTGATGAGAATGCCAGGCTTGGGATCGTCGGCATTGCGGGAGGCGGATACAAAAGTCTTTGCCCGTCAAGCTGGTACAATTACCATTTGCAGGAAAATGGCGGCTTTTACTGCAATCTTATTCAGGGATACCGGCATTCCGGCGCACCTGATAAGGCTGACCTCCGGAATCCCCGGAATGAGAAGTTGTCGCGCGTTGCCTGTGTGGATGGCTGCTGGTTTTGTGCACGGAAAGAAGCGGCGGTCAGGTATCCGTTTGATGAACATTTACTGAGGCGCTTCCATGGGTATGACTTGGATTTCGCTATCGCAGCGGGACAGGCGTATGAGGTAGCCGTCACATTTGAAATCCTGCTCAGGCATTTTTCCGAAGGGAATTTTGATCATACCTGGCTGGAAGAAATCGTGAAGGTGCACGAAAAATGGAGCCATATTCTCCCGGTGAATGCAGACAACCTGCCTGAAAAGAACCTCAAAAGCCTGGAAAGGCATGTTCTGACCTTGTTTTTACAGGACTGTATCAACAAGGAAAATTTTACAAAATTACAGCTGCTGCGCCTGGTATGGAGTACGCGGAGGTCACGGGTTGCTACACTTTCCTTTCCTTTCAAGCTGATGATTGCGCTGGTGAGAATGAGAAAGTCGGTCTGA
- a CDS encoding sialate O-acetylesterase, whose amino-acid sequence MKRILFLLLLVVHTTAFAQLKLARLFSDHVVLQRQKPIPVWGWAAPGERVKVMLASQTLSTKADANGKWAVRFAPLEAGGPHTITATAKSGSLSVNDVLIGEVWLCSGQSNMEWTVASAKNYEQERKNADYPQIRHFRVDHEVTLTPEQDLKTGEWKVASPESVGGFSAVGFFFAREIYEKLHVPVGLLHSSWGGSQIEGWISKEAMLTDPELKSYVATMPKTWEQADGIMDEKLKKQLFKKAGYTPSPEDEKAYASGKAAFSAWQKVEDPIGQWDWKGLMGFRGQAFMAKEVDIPAEIASKETILSLPENDSPNVIWINGKIVHEGTQKGVRKITVPAGTWSAGSNQLVVKMGNMVANAWFGPGMMGSAGDLYVEAGGQKVSLAKDWYLMPSFASPHQYAHLMNNVGTTIYNAMIAPLVPFGIRGTLWYQGETNTGRAYQYRRTFPLMIKDWRKAWNDEFSFYWVQLSSFGPETDSNKGSNWAELREAQNMTLELPKTGMAVTTDVGNPKDIHPTNKQDVGHRLAVNALKMDYGMDLPYASPLYDKMSVEGSKAVITFKHAEQGLVVKDRYGYLKGFEIAGEDKVFHFAKAEVDGGKVIVSHPAVTRPVAVRYAWAYAPDDANLYGQDNLPASPFRTDDWPGTTINAKFE is encoded by the coding sequence ATGAAACGCATTCTGTTCCTCCTGCTGCTGGTAGTCCATACCACGGCATTTGCCCAGCTCAAACTTGCAAGGCTCTTCTCCGACCACGTGGTATTGCAGCGCCAGAAACCCATCCCTGTATGGGGCTGGGCAGCTCCGGGCGAACGTGTGAAGGTAATGCTTGCCAGCCAGACGCTGAGCACCAAAGCCGACGCCAATGGAAAATGGGCCGTACGCTTTGCCCCGCTCGAAGCAGGCGGGCCGCATACCATCACTGCCACGGCAAAGTCGGGCAGCCTGTCGGTCAACGACGTACTCATTGGTGAGGTATGGCTTTGTTCAGGCCAGTCCAATATGGAATGGACCGTTGCCTCGGCCAAAAACTACGAGCAGGAGCGCAAAAATGCAGATTACCCCCAGATACGTCATTTCCGTGTGGACCATGAGGTGACGCTCACCCCCGAGCAGGACCTGAAAACCGGTGAGTGGAAAGTTGCGTCGCCGGAGTCGGTCGGCGGTTTTTCGGCAGTGGGATTTTTCTTTGCACGGGAAATTTATGAAAAGCTGCACGTGCCGGTCGGGCTGCTGCATTCCTCCTGGGGTGGCTCCCAGATTGAAGGCTGGATCAGCAAGGAAGCGATGCTTACCGACCCCGAGCTCAAATCCTATGTGGCAACCATGCCCAAAACCTGGGAGCAGGCGGATGGTATCATGGACGAAAAATTAAAAAAACAACTATTCAAAAAAGCAGGCTATACGCCGTCGCCAGAAGATGAAAAGGCTTACGCGAGCGGAAAAGCTGCTTTTTCAGCCTGGCAAAAAGTCGAAGATCCTATCGGGCAGTGGGACTGGAAAGGTCTGATGGGCTTTCGCGGACAGGCATTTATGGCCAAGGAAGTCGATATTCCCGCTGAAATTGCAAGTAAAGAGACGATCCTGTCGCTTCCTGAAAATGATAGTCCAAATGTGATCTGGATCAATGGAAAGATCGTTCACGAAGGCACTCAGAAAGGAGTGCGGAAGATCACTGTACCGGCCGGAACCTGGTCGGCAGGCAGCAACCAACTTGTTGTTAAAATGGGAAATATGGTGGCAAATGCATGGTTCGGACCGGGAATGATGGGTTCAGCAGGCGACCTTTACGTGGAAGCCGGCGGACAAAAGGTGAGCCTCGCCAAAGACTGGTACCTGATGCCCTCGTTTGCTTCGCCCCACCAGTACGCTCACCTGATGAACAATGTCGGTACAACGATTTACAATGCCATGATCGCTCCATTGGTTCCTTTTGGCATACGCGGTACGCTCTGGTACCAGGGCGAAACTAACACAGGGCGCGCCTACCAGTACCGCCGTACGTTTCCGCTGATGATCAAAGACTGGCGCAAGGCATGGAACGACGAGTTTTCTTTCTACTGGGTTCAGCTGTCCAGCTTCGGACCCGAAACTGACAGCAACAAAGGCAGCAACTGGGCCGAGCTGCGCGAAGCGCAGAACATGACGCTTGAACTGCCCAAAACAGGCATGGCGGTCACAACCGATGTGGGCAACCCAAAAGACATTCACCCCACCAACAAGCAGGATGTCGGTCACCGGCTGGCGGTAAATGCATTGAAGATGGATTACGGGATGGATTTACCTTATGCCTCTCCCCTATACGATAAAATGTCAGTGGAAGGCAGCAAGGCTGTTATCACTTTCAAACATGCGGAGCAGGGCCTTGTGGTTAAGGATCGGTACGGCTACCTGAAAGGTTTTGAAATCGCCGGCGAAGATAAGGTATTCCATTTTGCAAAGGCAGAAGTGGATGGAGGTAAAGTCATCGTGTCGCATCCTGCCGTGACGCGCCCGGTAGCCGTGCGCTACGCCTGGGCGTATGCCCCGGACGATGCCAACCTGTATGGTCAGGACAACCTGCCTGCAAGTCCCTTCCGCACAGACGACTGGCCCGGCACAACCATCAATGCCAAATTCGAGTAA
- a CDS encoding outer membrane protein assembly factor BamB family protein: protein MRFLQSVAAAAAFCGFAFITAGDQDGENSGKNWAEYLGGPGRNHYSTLSQINTGNVQKLKVAWTYAMPDSGQTQVNPLIVDGVLYGVTSGVQAFALDAATGRELWMFGDKSKVGSNTSRGLTYWTDGREKVIFHSMGPYLYALDARTGKIMERFGDHGRIDLHTGLPDIAQDKYMVSNTPGTIFEDLIIMPLRLSEESDAAPGDLRAFNVRTGKLEWTFHTIPYPGEFGYETFPPDAYQNTYTGGANNWAGMAIDRKSGILFVPTGSAGYDFYGGKRKGANLFANCLLAIDARTGKRIWHYQTMHHDIWDRDLPAPPNLITVKKNGKTLEAVAQVSKQGYVFVFERKTGKPVYPIKEVNAPLDALPGEFPWPTQPVPAQPAPFARQAYTLTEKDISPYAPDRDSLRAKFSTYRRELFAAPSREGTVIMPGFDGGAEWGGAAADPDRGILYVNSNEMAWILTMKDTPKASDLAALTPGQKVYSTYCTTCHGPERKGNAKSGYPSLLGIGQRRDHAYVSQLLTTGKGMMPGFTMLSAGEKAALIAFLFEEEKTEPGSDLPASRKTFLPYQSTGYNKFLDANGLPAIAPPWGTLNAINLNTGEYLWKIPFGEIESLRNKGIPVTGSENYGGPVVTAGGLLFIAATRDGKFHAYDKKTGKLLWETQLPAAGFATPSTYEVNGKQYVVIACGGTKLGTRKGNQYVAFALE, encoded by the coding sequence ATGCGATTTCTACAATCTGTTGCCGCAGCCGCTGCTTTCTGCGGATTTGCTTTTATAACTGCCGGAGACCAGGACGGTGAAAACTCCGGTAAGAACTGGGCCGAGTACCTGGGCGGTCCGGGCCGCAATCATTACTCTACCCTCAGTCAGATCAACACCGGCAATGTACAAAAGCTCAAAGTGGCCTGGACGTATGCCATGCCGGACTCAGGCCAGACGCAGGTAAATCCGCTGATTGTGGATGGGGTGCTTTATGGCGTGACCAGCGGGGTTCAGGCATTTGCACTCGACGCAGCTACCGGCCGGGAGCTGTGGATGTTTGGGGATAAATCAAAAGTAGGCTCCAATACCAGCCGGGGGCTTACCTACTGGACTGACGGACGCGAAAAGGTGATTTTTCATAGCATGGGCCCGTACCTGTACGCGCTGGATGCACGCACAGGCAAGATAATGGAACGCTTCGGCGATCATGGGCGCATAGACCTGCATACCGGTCTTCCCGATATTGCGCAGGACAAATACATGGTATCCAACACGCCCGGAACCATCTTTGAAGACCTGATCATCATGCCGTTGAGGCTTTCGGAAGAATCGGATGCCGCGCCGGGTGATCTGCGCGCATTCAATGTGCGGACAGGAAAGCTGGAATGGACGTTTCATACGATCCCTTACCCCGGTGAATTTGGCTACGAGACGTTTCCACCGGATGCATATCAAAACACCTATACTGGCGGAGCCAACAACTGGGCGGGCATGGCAATCGACCGCAAGTCAGGGATCCTGTTTGTTCCTACGGGATCCGCCGGATACGACTTTTATGGCGGCAAGCGCAAGGGTGCCAACCTTTTTGCCAACTGCCTTCTCGCAATCGATGCCCGCACGGGCAAGCGGATCTGGCATTACCAGACGATGCACCACGACATCTGGGATCGTGACCTTCCCGCACCGCCAAACCTGATTACGGTGAAGAAAAATGGCAAAACCCTTGAAGCAGTAGCGCAGGTCAGCAAGCAGGGCTATGTTTTTGTTTTTGAAAGAAAAACGGGAAAACCTGTATACCCGATCAAGGAAGTGAATGCGCCCCTGGATGCGCTGCCCGGAGAATTTCCGTGGCCAACCCAGCCCGTCCCCGCCCAGCCGGCACCATTTGCCCGGCAGGCTTATACGCTTACAGAAAAGGATATCAGTCCCTATGCGCCGGATCGCGATTCACTGCGTGCGAAGTTCAGTACGTACCGCCGGGAGCTGTTTGCTGCGCCCAGCCGGGAAGGTACGGTCATTATGCCCGGATTTGATGGCGGAGCTGAGTGGGGAGGCGCAGCCGCTGATCCGGACCGCGGAATTTTGTACGTCAACAGCAATGAAATGGCCTGGATCCTGACCATGAAAGATACGCCTAAGGCAAGTGACCTGGCTGCATTGACTCCCGGGCAAAAAGTGTACAGCACCTACTGCACTACTTGCCACGGACCGGAGCGTAAAGGAAATGCAAAAAGTGGATATCCATCGCTCCTGGGCATCGGGCAGCGGCGTGATCATGCATATGTAAGCCAGCTGCTCACCACAGGTAAGGGCATGATGCCCGGGTTCACCATGCTTTCTGCGGGCGAAAAAGCCGCACTGATCGCTTTTTTGTTTGAAGAAGAAAAAACGGAACCCGGCAGCGATCTGCCTGCATCCAGAAAAACCTTCCTGCCATATCAAAGCACCGGGTACAACAAATTCCTGGACGCAAACGGCCTTCCTGCGATTGCACCGCCCTGGGGTACGCTCAATGCAATCAACCTGAATACCGGCGAGTACCTCTGGAAAATTCCTTTTGGTGAAATCGAGAGCCTGCGTAACAAAGGGATACCTGTTACCGGATCCGAAAACTACGGTGGGCCTGTGGTCACGGCGGGCGGATTGCTGTTCATAGCGGCTACCCGCGACGGCAAGTTTCATGCTTATGATAAAAAAACAGGTAAGCTCCTGTGGGAAACGCAGCTGCCCGCCGCAGGCTTTGCAACTCCCTCGACCTACGAAGTCAATGGAAAGCAATACGTGGTGATCGCGTGCGGCGGCACCAAGCTGGGAACCCGGAAAGGAAATCAGTACGTGGCATTTGCATTGGAATGA